A genomic stretch from Spodoptera frugiperda isolate SF20-4 chromosome 14, AGI-APGP_CSIRO_Sfru_2.0, whole genome shotgun sequence includes:
- the LOC118279273 gene encoding uncharacterized protein LOC118279273, protein MEEEPLLINKTIKKIEVWLRATGTNVKSTPKTRMDTMKSRAIYIINFFWLNVDLGGAVVWFISGIANKKSFTELTYVSPCITLSFLANFKCFFLFLNEDCVDKLLEKLRELEMNERSRPRHEDKNAIMVREHKFLTNLISFLNVFFCGLIVAFALGPVALTIFIYVTTNEIDLQLPFLIIYPFDAFQLKYWPWVYLHQIWSEVVVIVGLGAADYLFYTFCSNISVQFQLLKYNIENLIPDDDTCGSLVNAEEIRAEFVDLIKWHQDLISSVHLLETIYTRSTLLNFVSSSALICLTGFNVLAGSDFVYVITFVSFLFLSSLQIFFLCFFGDLLLTSSMEVSDAVYNCRWYLAGTSLGKDLLLVQTRSQTPCKLTAWDFSEVNLKSFMKILSTAWSYFALLQTLYGSDLEKKENEREECGDKQGIIDEEAGFLNKVINVLYVLNCCMIVVFDMTPMVLIAVKYYKTKQFEMLLPYLDVFSFIPYELVYWPFAYVHQIWSECMVLLSMAAADYLFFTCCTYIRIQFRLLQYDFERIIPDRSISKGERYDETEFRDKFKELVQWHQDLIRSATTLDIIYSKSMLFNFLSSSLVICLTGFNVTIVSDIVIIVTFLTFLSMALMQVFFLCFFADLMMTASLEVSNSVYNCKWYLSNTQVGKQLLLVQTRAQEPCKLTAAGFADVNLNAFTRVLSSAWSYFALLQTMYGR, encoded by the exons ATGGAAGAAGAACCtctgttaattaataaaactattaaaaagatCGAAGTTTGGTTGCGAGCAACAGGAACAAATGTAAAATCTACTCCGAAAACGCGGATGGATACAATGAAAAGTCGTGCGATTTACATTATAAACTTCTTTTGGCTGAATGTAGACCTAGGTGGGGCGGTGGTCTGGTTCATATCAGGGATCGCAAACAAAAAGAGCTTTACTGAACTGACATACGTATCACCCTGCATCACTCTGAGTTTCCTTGCCAACTTCAAATgcttctttctttttcttaacGAGGATTGTGTGGACAAACTCCTAGAGAAGTTAAGGGAACTAGAGATGAATGAGAGGTCTCGTCCAAGGCATGAGGATAAGAATGCGATAATGGTGCGAGAGCACAAGTTCCTCACGAACCTCATCTCGTTTCTGAATGTATTCTTCTGCGGGCTGATTGTGGCTTTCGCTTTGGGTCCCGTGGCTTTAACCATCTTCATATACGTCACCACTAATGAGATAGATCTGCAATTACCGTTTCTCATCATTTATCCTTTCGATGCTTTTCAACTGAAGTATTGGCCTTGGGTGTATCTTCACCAAATTTGGTCCG AAGTAGTTGTAATAGTGGGTCTCGGTGCAGCAGACTATCTCTTCTACACATTCTGCTCAAACATAAGTGTGCAGTTCCAactattgaaatataatattgaaaatttaattcCTGACGATGACACTTGTGGAAGTTTAGTCAACGCTGAAGAAATCAGAGCTGAATTTGTTGATTTGATCAAATGGCATCAGGACTTAATAAG CTCAGTGCATCTTCTGGAGACGATATACACGAGATCGACCCTGCTGAACTTTGTCTCCAGCTCCGCACTCATCTGCTTGACTGGATTCAATGTCTTG GCAGGCAGCGATTTTGTATACGTGATAACATTTGTGAGTTTCCTATTTTTGAGTTCGCTGCAGATATTCTTTCTGTGTTTCTTCGGGGATCTGCTGTTGACTTcg AGCATGGAAGTAAGTGACGCTGTGTACAATTGTCGCTGGTATTTAGCTGGTACATCTCTTGGGAAGGATTTACTTTTGGTGCAAACAAG ATCACAAACTCCTTGCAAACTGACAGCTTGGGATTTTTCCGAAGTTAATCTCAAATCTTTTATGAAG aTCCTGAGCACTGCCTGGTCTTATTTCGCATTGTTACAAACTTTGTATGGCTC AGATTTAGAAAAGAAAGAGAATGAGAGAGAGGAGTGTGGTGATAAGCAAGGAATTATAGATGAAGAAGCAGGGTTTTTGAATAAAGTAATCAATGTGCTGTATGTACTGAACTGTTGCATGATAGTCGTGTTCGATATGACGCCGATGGTATTGATAGCAGTGAAATATTACAAGACGAAGCAGTTTGAGATGTTGCTGCCGTATTTAGATGTGTTTTCGTTCATCCCTTATGAGTTAGTGTACTGGCCTTTTGCGTATGTCCATCAGATTTGGTCAG AATGCATGGTGCTTTTATCAATGGCTGCGGCTGATTATTTATTCTTCACATGCTGTACTTACATTAGAATACAGTTTAGACTCCTACAGTATGACTTTGAGAGGATAATCCCAGACAGAAGTATCTCTAAAGGAGAGAGGTATGATGAAACTGAGTTTCGGGATAAGTTCAAAGAGTTGGTGCAGTGGCATCAAGATTTAATACG ATCAGCTACTACCCTGGATATAATCTACTCTAAGTCAATGTTGTTCAATTTCTTGTCGAGTTCTTTAGTTATCTGCCTCACTGGATTCAATGTTACG ATTGTCAGCGATATCGTAATAATTGTAACGTTTCTCACCTTCCTGTCGATGGCTCTGATGcaagttttctttttatgtttcttCGCCGATTTGATGATGACAGCC AGTTTGGAAGTGAGTAACTCCGTGTACAACTGCAAGTGGTACCTAAGCAACACACAAGTTGGCAAGCAACTACTCTTGGTGCAGACCAG AGCGCAGGAGCCTTGCAAGCTGACTGCAGCTGGCTTCGCTGATGTGAACCTTAATGCCTTCACGAGG GTGTTGAGCAGTGCCTGGTCCTACTTCGCCTTGCTACAGACAATGTATGGAAGATAA